Below is a genomic region from Bifidobacteriaceae bacterium.
CAGAGATCGGCCGTCAGCCGTTCATTGTCTACCCGGTGGCCACCTTGACGCCTGAGCACGTGCTCAGCGGCGTGGAAACGGACTTGTCGTTGCAGACCGTCAACGCGGTCTCGCCGGTTGTGAGCGCGGGGAGCATCGCCTTGACGGTGATCTCCTTCACGCTGATCTACCTGGTCCTGGCCATCGCCTGGTTCTACCTGATGAAGCGGTACACGTCCAAGGGCCTGAACTATGACGAAGCCATCCCCGAGGTGAAGGCCGACTTGGACGATTCCAAGCCGTTGACCTTCTCCTACTGAGTCGGAGCTAAGGAGAAAATCTGATGTTGACTAGCATTCTCGCTCTCGCTCCGGCGGCGCCGGTGGATCCGGCCGCGACCGAAGCGACCGCGCAGGGCCTGGTCGGCCTGCTGCACCGCCTGGTGACGGCGCCGACCACTCTGGAGCTGTTGTGGTTCGCGCTTATCGCCGTCCTTTGGACCGGCTATCTGGTGTTGGAGGGCTTTGACTTCGGCGTCGGCATGTTGCTGCCGATCGTCGGCAAGACGGACCGCGAACGCCGGACCATGCTCTCGACCATCGGGCCGCTCTGGGACGGCAACGAGGTCTGGGTGCTGACCGCTGGCGGCGCCACGTTCGCCGCCTTCCCGGAGTGGTACGCCACACTGTTCAGCGCGGCTTATCTGCCGCTGTTCCTGATCCTGGTCGGCCTGATCATCCGGGCCGTGGCTTTCGAGTACCGGGGCAAGATCAACGGCGACGGCTGGCGCAAGCTGTGGGATTGGTGCATCATTCTGGGCTCTTGGCTTCCGTCGATCCTGTGGGGCGTCGCTTTTGCGAACCTGGTGGCGGGCGTCAAAGCGGCCGTCGACCCGACCCAGCTTGGTCCGTCGAAGATCGTCTACAACGGCGGCTTCTTCGACCTGGTGATCGCGCACCAAGGGTTCTTGCTCCTGGGCGGTCTGACCACGGCGGCCTTGTTCTTGGCCCACGGCGCCATCTTCTTGTCGCTCAAGACCGACGGCGAGGTCCGCTACCAGTCCGAGTCGTTGGCCCCGAAGCTGTCGATCGCCGCCACGGTGATCGCGGCGGTCTGGGTTGTCTGGCTGGGCCTGAAGTTCGCGGGCGGCAACCACCCGACCGTGTTGGTCTGGATCGCCATCGCCATCGCGGCCGTGGCCCTGATCGCGGTGGTCCTCACCTCGTTGGGCGGCAAGTTCGGCTTGGCCTTCACGTCCATGACCGTGGCCTTGCTCGCGGCGGTTGTGACGATCTTCGCGGCGCTGTTCCCGAACGTCATCAACGGTTCCAACGTGGCGCTGAAGGGCGACGCGATCGCGGATCCGATTGTCGGCTGGATTGTGCTTGGAGAAGACTCCGAGGGCAACCCGCCAGACGTGCACGATGTCGTGGCGGCCACCTTCGCCGCTGTGGAGGCGACGCCGGGGCCTGACCTCCAGGCTGACCCGACCGCGTACACCAGCGACACGCTGACCCCGTTGATCTTGTCCGACACCCTGGAAGGGAAGTTCCCGGCCGCCGGCCTGATCCCCCAGGAAGACGTGAAGATGGTCGTTGCGAAGACGTTTGAGCGGGTGGGGGCGGCCCTAGAGACCGGCGCCATCACCTACGCGGACGTGCAGGGCGAACCGACAGAGGCGGCCGTCGCGTTGACGGCGGCGATCCTGGCGGACGTGCCCGCGATCGCGGACGGCTCGTCTGACGTGGCCGCCGGGGTCATCCCCGCCGGCGACGTCATCACGGCTGTCAAGATCACGTTGGCGCGCAACGACCTGCCGGCGGACGACGCCACGGTTGGCGTTGTCGTCGCCGACATCGTCGCTGGCGGCGCCACGATTGCCGGGCTCCCCGCCGAGACGGTGGTGGCAGAGGTTCAAAAGACGGTGCAGGCCGCCATCGACGCTTTGCCCGCCAGTGTTCAGGGCGTCCTGGGCAAAGTGGTCGAGGTCCTCCAGGCCGTCACCGACGATCCGGCCACGCCGAGGTTCGCGGCGGGCATGGATCTGACCGAGATCGCCAACGGCAAGGTTTGGGACAACGACCTCGGTCTGGCCAACCTGAATGACCGGGTCGACAACGCGAACGGGGCGCTTAGCGCGCTCCACGCTCTGGGCCTGGTCACGGACGCCGATGGCGCCGTGATCCCGCAGGATCAGTTCAAGCCGCTGGAGAAGTTCGAGAATGGCGCGGTCATCACCGGCCAGCCGATCCACGCGGCGGCTTCCAGCGAGAAGACACTGCAGCTGATGACAATTGTGGCCGTCTGCTTGGTGCCGATCGTGTTGGCCTACCAGGCCTGGTCGATCTGGGTCTTCCGGCGCCGCATCAGCGCGGACCGGATCCCGGCCGAGTCGGGGCTGGCCCCGGCCAAGGGCTAAGGCAATGAGTAGAGGCTGAGCCTCAAAGAGAAGCGGCCCCGGTGCTCCAGCACCGGGGCCGCTTTTTCGCGCCAAAATGGGGATGGGGCCGAATTAGGCAACATGTGAGTGTCCAAATAGTGGACCGAGGTTGGGGGGTAAGGCTAGCCTAAGTTAGGCTTGCCTAACGGGAGCGAGGGCTGGCCGCCAGCTGGCCGGCCACACGGGCTCGCTCCCGCCTCGACAGACACCACGAAAGGACGGCCGTTGACGGTGCGCAGGCGGTTTGGGAACGCGGCCGGCCGCCGCCTCAGCGGATTGGGGCTGGTGCTCTTGTTGGCGGCCATGACGGGCTGCGCGCAGGTCGCCAGCGGCGCCGGCGGCAGTGCCGCGAGCTTTGACCCAGCCCGCGTGCTGGAGAACCCCAAGGAGTATGTGGGGCCCTCGACCGCCACTGTCGCCGAATCCGCGATCGAGCCGATCAGCGAGCATACCGCGCCCGCCCTGCCGGCCGAGGTCACCGACGTTCAGGGCACCCAGGTGCGAGTTACCGACGTCAGCCGGATTCTGGCGTTGGACATCTACGGCACCACCAGCCGGATCGTGTTCTCCCTGGGTTTGGGCGACAACGTGGTGGGACGGGACACCTCCTCCGCATTCGCCGAGATCAAGGATCGGCCCCGCGTGACGCCCTCCGGGAACACTCTCAGCGCCGAGGCGATTCTGGAGTTGGCCCCCTCCGTCATCATCACGGACACATCCCTTGGGCCGTGGGACGTGCTGCTCCAGATGAGAGAGGCCGGCATCCCCGTGGTGGTGGTCGACTCGCACCGGTCGTTGGAGACCACGGCCGAACTGATCAACCAAGTCGCCGCCGCGCTGGGCTTGGCGGAGCAGGGAGAGCAATTGGCCGAAAGGACCTGGCAGCGGGTGGCCGCGGCGGAGCGGACCATTGCCGAAGCGGTCCCCGCAGCCGATCAGGACAGGCTCCGAATCGCCTTTCTCTACCTGCGCGGCAACGCGGGCGTGTACTACCTGTTCGGGCAAGGGTCGGGAACGGATTCGCTGATCACAGCCTTGGGCGGAATCGACGTGGCGACGGAGGTCGGCTGGGAGGGCATGCAGCCCGTGACCGACGAGGGCTTGGTGGCCATGAACCCCGACCTGATCCTGGTGATGACTCGCGGTCTGGAGTCTGTCGGCGGAGTCGACGGTCTGTTGGACAAGCTGCCGGCGGTCGCCGCCACCCCGGCGGGCGAGAACCGCCGCATAGTCGACATGGACGACACCCAAATCCTGGCCTTCGGCCCTAACAGCCCGGAGGTGCTCTACGCCCTGGCCGCCGCTATCTACGCCCCGGATCAGACTTGATGAGCACCGAAACCCAAGCCACCTCCCGGGCGATTGAGGCCCGCCCGCCGGAGGTCACGGCAGCCG
It encodes:
- a CDS encoding ABC transporter substrate-binding protein — protein: MRRRFGNAAGRRLSGLGLVLLLAAMTGCAQVASGAGGSAASFDPARVLENPKEYVGPSTATVAESAIEPISEHTAPALPAEVTDVQGTQVRVTDVSRILALDIYGTTSRIVFSLGLGDNVVGRDTSSAFAEIKDRPRVTPSGNTLSAEAILELAPSVIITDTSLGPWDVLLQMREAGIPVVVVDSHRSLETTAELINQVAAALGLAEQGEQLAERTWQRVAAAERTIAEAVPAADQDRLRIAFLYLRGNAGVYYLFGQGSGTDSLITALGGIDVATEVGWEGMQPVTDEGLVAMNPDLILVMTRGLESVGGVDGLLDKLPAVAATPAGENRRIVDMDDTQILAFGPNSPEVLYALAAAIYAPDQT
- the cydB gene encoding cytochrome d ubiquinol oxidase subunit II; translated protein: MLTSILALAPAAPVDPAATEATAQGLVGLLHRLVTAPTTLELLWFALIAVLWTGYLVLEGFDFGVGMLLPIVGKTDRERRTMLSTIGPLWDGNEVWVLTAGGATFAAFPEWYATLFSAAYLPLFLILVGLIIRAVAFEYRGKINGDGWRKLWDWCIILGSWLPSILWGVAFANLVAGVKAAVDPTQLGPSKIVYNGGFFDLVIAHQGFLLLGGLTTAALFLAHGAIFLSLKTDGEVRYQSESLAPKLSIAATVIAAVWVVWLGLKFAGGNHPTVLVWIAIAIAAVALIAVVLTSLGGKFGLAFTSMTVALLAAVVTIFAALFPNVINGSNVALKGDAIADPIVGWIVLGEDSEGNPPDVHDVVAATFAAVEATPGPDLQADPTAYTSDTLTPLILSDTLEGKFPAAGLIPQEDVKMVVAKTFERVGAALETGAITYADVQGEPTEAAVALTAAILADVPAIADGSSDVAAGVIPAGDVITAVKITLARNDLPADDATVGVVVADIVAGGATIAGLPAETVVAEVQKTVQAAIDALPASVQGVLGKVVEVLQAVTDDPATPRFAAGMDLTEIANGKVWDNDLGLANLNDRVDNANGALSALHALGLVTDADGAVIPQDQFKPLEKFENGAVITGQPIHAAASSEKTLQLMTIVAVCLVPIVLAYQAWSIWVFRRRISADRIPAESGLAPAKG